AAACGACGGGGATTCATTTTTCAGTCTTCAGAGATTTACGGAGGGTTGTCTAGCGTTTGGGATTACGGCCCTTTTGGCGCGGAGCTTAAGCGTAACGTTAAAAATGCCTGGTGGAAGACGGTTATTCACGAACGCGATGATGTGGTCGGGCTTGACACCGGAATCTTAATGCATCCTTCGACCTGGAAAGCCTCAGGGCATATTGATACCTTCAATGACCTGGTTGTTGATTGTAAGAAATGTAAAAAAAGATTTCGCCCGGATCATTTAAAGGGTAAATGCCCCTCTTGCGGCGGAACAGATTTTACCGAGCCTCGCGCGTTTAATCTGATGCTCAAAACTTATTTAGGTCCCATCGAAAATGAAGAAGGGCTAACCTATCTTCGACCCGAAACAGCCCAAGGTATTTTTGTTAACTTTCTGAATATTTTAGATACGACCCATCGCAAATTACCTTTTGGCGTGGCGCAGACCGGAAAATCATTCCGCAATGAAATTACTCCCGGAAATTTCACATTCCGCACGCGTGAATTCGAACAAATGGAAATTGAATATTTCACTCATCCTAAAGACGCTGAAGATTGTCATAAAAAATGGATCGAAGAACGTTTTAATTGGTATTTGAAATTAGGGCTTAAGAAAGATAAACTGCGTTTACGCGCGCACGACAAAGATGAATTGGCGCATTATTCAACCGCTTGCACCGATATTGAATATGAATTTCCTTTTGGATGGTCTGAATTGGAAGGCATTGCCAATCGCACCGATTTTGATCTGAAGCAACATTCGCAGGTTTCCGGAAGAGATCTGCGTTTTCAAGACAACATCACTAATGAGAAATTCTTTCCCTTTGTGATCGAGCCTTCCGGCGGGGTAGACCGGGCGACATTGGCATTTTTAGTTGATGCGTATCATGAAGAGCAAATTCAAGGCGCCAATAAAGAAGAAAACACGCGCGTTGTTTTAAGGCTCAGTAAAGAATTAGCGCCGGTTAAAATTGCGGTTTTACCGCTTCTTAAGAAAAATGCCGATATTGTTACCTTGGCTAAAAAGATCAAGCAAGATTTGCAAAAAGATTTTGTGACAGTGTATGATGACAGCGCGGCCATAGGAAAGCTTTACCGCCGTCAAGACGAAGTAGGCACTTTTTATTGTATTACGGTTGATGTCCAATCTTTAGAAGACAAGCAGGTCACCGTTCGCGATAGAGATACAATGAAGCAAGAAAGAATTTCCGTAGATCGTCTACGAGAATATTTAGCAAAACAGTTTCTCACTTAATAATCAGTAGAAAGGATGGTTTTGAAAGCAATGGCTAAGAAATACGTGTATTTTTTTGGCGGCGGAAAAGCCGAGGGCAAAGCGGATATGAAGAATTTATTAGGCGGTAAAGGCGCTAACCTGGCTGAAATGGCAGGGCATAAAGATCTTAAATTACCCGTTCCGCCGGGATTTACGCTTTCTACGGATGTCTGTACTCATTATTACGCGAATAAAAGGAAATACCCTACCACGCTTAACGCGGAAGTTTTAGCAGCCTTGAAACGCGTCGAGCAGGTTTTAAAGAAGAAATTCGGCGATGTCAATGATCCGCTGTTAGTTTCTGTTCGTTCTGGTGCTCGCAAATCCATGCCGGGTATGATGGAAACCGTTTTAAACGTAGGTCTAACCGAAAAAACCATTGTCGGTTTAGTGAAGAAGACGAAAAACGAACGTTTCGTTTATGATGCCTATCGACGCTTAATTACCATGTATTCCGACGTTGTTATGGAAAAAGCCGCCGGTATCGAGCCTGCCGAAGGCAAAGGTGTGCGTCAGCAATTAGAGCATATTTTAGAAGCAACAAAAAAACAACGCGGCGCTAAGACGGATTCTGATCTGACCGCTGATGATTTGAAGAAATTATGCGTTCAGTACAAAGCGAAGATCAAGGAAGTTTTAAAGAAAGAATTCCCCGAAGACCCCTTTGAACAACTCTGGGGCGGTATCGGCGCCGTATTCGCGTCATGGAACGGCAAGCGCGCTATTTCATATCGGCGTATTGAAGGCATCCCGGATGAATGGGG
The nucleotide sequence above comes from Candidatus Omnitrophota bacterium. Encoded proteins:
- a CDS encoding glycine--tRNA ligase, whose amino-acid sequence is MEKIVALCKRRGFIFQSSEIYGGLSSVWDYGPFGAELKRNVKNAWWKTVIHERDDVVGLDTGILMHPSTWKASGHIDTFNDLVVDCKKCKKRFRPDHLKGKCPSCGGTDFTEPRAFNLMLKTYLGPIENEEGLTYLRPETAQGIFVNFLNILDTTHRKLPFGVAQTGKSFRNEITPGNFTFRTREFEQMEIEYFTHPKDAEDCHKKWIEERFNWYLKLGLKKDKLRLRAHDKDELAHYSTACTDIEYEFPFGWSELEGIANRTDFDLKQHSQVSGRDLRFQDNITNEKFFPFVIEPSGGVDRATLAFLVDAYHEEQIQGANKEENTRVVLRLSKELAPVKIAVLPLLKKNADIVTLAKKIKQDLQKDFVTVYDDSAAIGKLYRRQDEVGTFYCITVDVQSLEDKQVTVRDRDTMKQERISVDRLREYLAKQFLT